In one Nicotiana sylvestris chromosome 8, ASM39365v2, whole genome shotgun sequence genomic region, the following are encoded:
- the LOC104216037 gene encoding fatty-acid-binding protein 2, whose amino-acid sequence MRNNLSFFMDGNGGSSEMFPMDPLMPYGFGTDFLSHISLIIDGSRNLQVSGSQAIQEAFKCFSKYAGAMLVWFASGSNSRVNNQISGSHQGSRTTRSRMSIQAQQTASNRHNLMELFWQSRCQGKFTIPLIFSEISKFTLKQLRKEAKQLQSIPLLSLAAALVPPFDNFSGDVLAVQLDGGAMETQSGEDQQPCEVEHRGCDNSFFQNLDWSRHAIEPRTGIEFPTILDNLIAGEKNSSFTSEVLVGTGSRIMKIIRIKSLKVYAFGFYVHPFDVCQKLGWKYASVPFCELNKQQDFYRDLLREDISMTVRLVVSCNGIKINTVRDVFEKSLRARLVKTNPDTDYRCLETFGSMFSQDIHVQAGTTINFRRTADGYLITEIGGNNIGAVQSRELCRAFFDMYIGDVPICEETKEEIGKNVASILRGC is encoded by the exons ATGCGGAACAATTTGTCTTTTTTCATGGATGGTAATGGGGGTTCATCGGAAATGTTCCCTATGGATCCTCTCATGCCATATGGATTTGGGACGGATTTTCTCTCCCATATTTCATTGATTATTGACGGTTCTAGAAATTTACAAGTGTCTGGGAGTCAGGCAATTCAAGAAGCTTTTAAGTGCTTTTCAAAATATGCCGGTGCGATGCTAGTCTGGTTTGCCAGTGGATCAAACTCTAGAGTTAATAACCAAATATCAGGTAGTCATCAGGGTTCAAGAACCACCAGGTCTAGAATGTCAATTCAAGCACAACAAACAGCTTCAAATAGACATAATTTGATGGAACTCTTCTGGCAATCAAGATGCCAAGGGAAATTTACCATCCCTTTGATATTTAGTGAGATTTCAAAGTTCACATTGAAGCAACTGCGCAAAGAAGCCAAACAACTTCAATCAATTCCTCTGCTCTCACTAGCTGCTGCTTTAGTACCTCCATTTGACAATTT CTCTGGGGATGTTCTAGCTGTCCAACTGGATGGTGGTGCTATGGAAACACAGAGCGGTGAGGATCAACAGCCCTGTGAGGTTGAGCACCGGGGATGTGATAATTCATTTTTCCAGAATTTAGATTGGTCTAGACATGCAATTGAGCCCAGAACGGGTATTGAATTTCCTACTATCTTGGACAACCTAATAGCTGGGGAGAAAAATTCCAGTTTCACATCAGAG GTCCTTGTTGGGACTGGATCCAGAATAATGAAAATTATCAGAATTAAATCTCTGAAGGTTTATGCATTTGGCTTCT ATGTCCATCCTTTTGATGTCTGCCAGAAGTTGGGATGGAAATATGCCTCAGTTCCTTTTTGTGAACTGAACAAACAGCAAGACTTTTATCGGGATCTTCTCAG GGAGGATATTAGCATGACTGTTAGGCTTGTTGTTAGCTGCAATGGAATCAAAATCAACACAGTCCGAGA TGTTTTTGAGAAATCTCTTCGAGCTCGGCTGGTAAAG ACAAATCCTGATACCGATTATCGCTGTCTAGAAACATTTGGTTCCATGTTCTCGCAAGATATTCATGTGCAAGCA GGTACAACAATCAATTTTCGACGAACAGCTGATGGGTACCTAATTACTGAGA TCGGAGGAAACAATATCGGAGCAGTTCAGAGTAGAGAATTGTGTA GGGCATTTTTTGATATGTACATTGGCGACGTTCCTATATGTGAGGAAACTAAAGAAGAGATCGGGAAAAATGTTGCAAGTATCTTAAGGGGGTGTTAA